From Canis lupus familiaris isolate Mischka breed German Shepherd chromosome 16, alternate assembly UU_Cfam_GSD_1.0, whole genome shotgun sequence:
TCAGTGTTGACTAGGAGCGGATAAAAATGGCATCATGCACTCAGTGTTCACACCCACAGCTATTCAGGAAGCCATCATAGAAGAGGGAACCATGTTCCCTCATTGGCCCCAGGCTTCCCTCAGATTCCTGCCTTCCCCCTGTCTGTGTCTGAGCTGTCTgacccccagtggctcagtgctCCTGTTTTATCTCATGCATGTTGgctgggtttcaaaactccaaattttagggacccAGTGTGGCATGGAGCCACACTAATCCTCTGGGAGGGTCTGCCCATTGTGGCCGGTGCGACTATGTCCCTAAAGGGCCATCACATGAACACACCGGGGCTTGGAGTTTATGGTGAAGCACAGCGAAAAAGCCAGTATCCAGGTTAGCTGCCCTCAGCAGCTGCCTCTGCTCCTATGGTAATGCGTGGGGTAGTTCAATGCTGTCTGCTGCCTGTTTTGTCCCTGAGTGGCAGTGCCACCTCTCCCAGATGCACTCCAGTGGgccccaggggatcctcagacaCGCTGTCTGCTGCTGGacctctgcccccccgcccccccccaccccaggagcacTTCAGAGCTGGCCAGGCTCCACCCATGGGGATGGCGTGGAGTTCTGAGATTCCAGACTCTGAGCTCCCCTGCTTCCAAGAACTCTCTATAATCAGCCCCTATCGCTTTCTCCCctcaatggctttggggaaatgtttctCTTGTGCCCCACGCATGTCCTCTCCCACACGCACTCTCCTCTCTCCCTGAccagggccccctccccccttcacCTCCCCCAGATCCTGTCTCCCCCAGACCTACCTTCCAGGCTATAGCCCCTTTTCTCCAAGTTCTGCGCTTTGCTCTCCATCCTCAGATCagtttcttgggtgttcagaatgatttggtaTTTCTCTAGCTGTGGTCATGGGATGAGGCAAGCCTAGGGTCGCCCTCCTACTCCTTCCTCTTAATTCCTCCTCCCCTTGTCCAGCAGTCTGAACAGCCATGCGCAGAAGGTGTTTAGAGTGAGGTAGTGAGAATGGTGGAAGCCCTGGCTGTCCTGGCCTGGATCTGCTGCTGCAAACCAAGGCAGGGACACTTGTGAAGATGGCTACTGATCCCAGAGAAGCGCTTGGTCTGAGGTCCATGGGAAGGGCTTTTGTATCCTTGAAAACTAGGTTCCCTTCCTGGCCCACACAGAGCATAAGAAGTACCTTAGTTCCCTGAGGTCGACCTCCCGGGCCTTGGTTCTAGCACAAAGGCTGATGAAGTCAGCATCACGAAGTGAGTCTGAACTTAAGAGTCCAAGGGCAGGTGTTCAGAGACCTTGCCTCTGTGTAAAGTCTGTTTCCTCCCTTGGGTTTGAAATTCTTTTAAGTGGTGTAGGACATCAGTAGTGCCCACCTTCCCCACCCTGTCCTTTCTCACACCCTGGTGGCCCTCCTCTGTCCCACTACAGAGGGCTTCCTGTGACAGCTGAACACACCTGAATGTCCTGATGGGGCCTCTAGACCCCTGGGGCCCTGGTCTGGGTGTCCTGGGCTCCTTGCTCCCCTGTTACTATATCTGAAGCCTCCTTGCTTGCAGATAGCCTGTCCTTTTGGGTTCAGGGACTTGTACCTGCAGCTCTCTTCCTGTGCCAGGGACACCCCATCTCCAGCTCTCTGTAAGGCCCACTCTCTTTCTCAGGTCACCTGTGTGGTGAGCCTTCACCCATCATCTATCAGAAATAGCAGCCCCAGTCCTAGTGTTTTGCTGTATTCTCTGAACCTGGTGCCGTCCCACAGAGCTCCTTGTCTGTTGAACTGTCATCCTTCTCCTCCAGGGCAGATCAGGGGTGGAGCACGTCCACCGCCAGGCCCTGAGAAGCACCTCATCACAGTCGGTGCTCATTAAACACAAGTATCTCTTGACATCCAGTTAGTTCCCACATGCGCAGGAAGAGTTAGGAAGGCAGGGGTTTCCATGTTTTGTGAGTCTATCTGGCTTCTGAATTGCGGCTGCTACGTAGTAAGATGTCTAATATTGAGGGAACCACCTGAAAACCTGTCTGAATCTGTTCAGGTCCTGAATTTGGGGTAGTAAGTCTTCAAATAGGGAGAGTTTGGAAATTTGGGAAAGACGAAACTTATAATTGCTCAATTCGTAAGGGAAAGGGAAGACCCAGGTAAGACAGGGATGAAAGTAGGGCTGCTGAGGCCACTGAGTCAGAGGACATCACTGGTGTTACTTCAGCAGCTCAGGCTCCCTGGTGGTGGTTCCTCCCTGGGGATGACAGTGCCACCTGGACTTATCACTAGAGGCGATCTTCTCTTCAAAACactttaagaaagagagaagaatggaaTGTGTCCCTGGAGGTCCTTCCACTAAAATACTCCTGCACTTGAAAGTGTAACATGTGCTGGCCTGAAACTCAGTCACGCGGCCTGGAGCCTGATGGTGCTGGGTCTGACGTGCTGTTGGGGCCCAGGTGCTCTGTGGTGGGAGCCCTCTTCTCCAGGCAATGCTTTAACAGAGTTTCCTGCTGAAACACTGTCTCCTTGTGGCCTCTCTCCCCCTTGGTTCCTGTCATTGCAGCAGCTTCACTGTTGGGAGAGGTGCCAGTTCAAAGGCAAAGTCTGCGAAGCTGCTCGAGGTTCTGAATgcactggaggaggaggaggagcgcaGCCACAGCAGGCAGGAGATCTTCATTGCGCCACCTGACAGTGCCTCAGGGGACTTCACTGACGAGGACTCAGGGGACGAAGGTGGCCGACGAGGCTTCCACCTGCCGGGCAGCGTCCTGCATGCCTCCGTGGTGCCTGAGGACTCGTCTGAGGACTCTGgcgcggaggaggaggaggaggaggaggaggaggaggaggaggaggaggaggagcagctgtTGCAGCCGGCCCTGAAGAGACAGAGGGCAGTGGTGGAGCCTCGGCGTATTTGGACCAAGAGAGATATCCAAGCTGACTTCTGCAGCTGGACTGCATCCGATCCTCACATAGAGGATCTCAAGAGCCAGGAACTGAGTCCTGTCGGCCTCTTTGAGTTGTTTTTTGATGAAGGAACAATTAATTTCATTGTTAATGAAACCAATCGTTATGCTTGGCAGAAAAATGTCAACCTGGGGCTCACAGCCCAGGAATTAAAGTGTGTTCTGGGCATTTTGATTTTAAGTGGGTATATATCCTATCCAAGGAGAAGGATGTTTTGGGAAACCTCTCCTGATTCCCATCATCATCTTGTGGCTGATGCAATCAGAAGGGACAGGTTCGAAGTGATCTTCTCCTACCTGCATTTTGCAGATAACAATGAGCTGGATGAAAGTGATAGGTTTGCCAAAGTCAGGCCTCTCATCATCCGGATGAATTGCAATTTCCAGAAGCACGCACCCTTGGAAGAGTTCTACAGCTTTGGAGAGTCCATGTGTGAGTACTTTGGGCACCGGGGATCCAAGCATCTGCCTGCAGGGAGGCCCATGCAGCTGGGCTACAAGATCTGGTGTGGGACAACCAGTAGGGGCTACCTGGTGTGGTTTGAGCCCTCACAGGGCACGCTGTTCACCAAATCAGACAGGGGTCTGGACCTAGGAGGCAGTATGGTGGTGAAGTTTGTGGATGCGCTTCAGGAGCGTGGCTGTCGGCCTTACCACATATTTTTCGACAAGGTTTTTACAAGTGTCAAACTCCTGtccattttgaagaaaaaggGGGTCAAGGCCACAGGAACTGTTCATGAGTATAGGACTGAGCGATGTCCCCTCAAAGATCCCAAAGaacttaagaaaatgaagagaggtTCATTTGATTATAAAGTCGATGAGAGCGAGGAGATTATCGTGTGCCGCTGGCATGATGGCAGTGTAGTCAACTTCTGCTCCAATGCTGTGGGCATAGAGCCAGTAGGGCTGACCAGCCATCCTTCAGGAGCAGCCAAAACACGGACCCAGGTCCATCAGCCCTCTTTGGTGAAGCTGTACCAGGAGAAGGGGGGCGGTGTCAGTCGGATGGACCAGAACATTGCCAAGTACAAGGTGAAGATCCGGGGCATGAAGTGGTATTCAAGCTTCATTGGCTATGTCATCGATGCCGCCCTGAATAATGCCTGGCAGCTGCACAGGATCTGCAGCCATGATGCCCAGGTGGACCTCCTGGCCTTCCGGAGATATGTGGCCTGTGTGTACCTAGAGAGCAATGCTAATGTGTCCTCCCAAGGGAGGCGAAGCAGGCGGCTAGAAACTGAGAGCCGCTTTGACATGATTGGGCACTGGATCGTCCACCAGGACAAGAGGACCCGGTGTGCCCTCTGCCACTCACAGACCAACACGCGCTGTGAAAAATGCCAGAAGGGTGTCCACGCCAAGTGCTTCAGGGAGTACCATATCCGGTGATGCACGAGGGCCAGAGGGAGCCCTGTGGATGTTTGGTTTATAAAGAGATTTTACAGCTACTTACATATAGTAGATGGAGCACCTGATTTTATGTTGGGAAAAAGAGACCTGAATCCCTCAttatttgcttttgtattttctccGTATCTCCGTTACacttctctttttattgtcttctgtGATGCCCACATGTAATATAAATTAGTATTTATATTGGCAATGATCGGTGTTTATAAATCTCTAGATTATACTCTTATTTACTTCAACAATGGGCCCTTTTTATTCAGATAAAAATCTTCCTTTGAGTTATACCTGAGTCCcagtaaagaaaatcaaatatagcCAAAAACTTTGTGAAACTTTTATGAAGAGTAAAAAAGTTAGGTAATTGTATGCTACTGATGACAATCTAAGATGGAGCAATAGTATATAGGTATGGTATTGATGTGATGAAggatattttatcatatttatttcactttaacaCTAGCCGACTCTCCATGGATAGATATTTATCTATCTCTGCCTTCTATTTATCCAGAGGGCTAGATTTGTAGACTCAATCAagattttcttgataaaaatattttcttggggcGACTAGGTGGCTCCCTTGGTGAAGTGtcagctttcagctcagatcatgatcccagggtcctgggatggagtcccacatccagctctctgctcaccggggagtctgtctgtctctttctcccccactttctccccctgcttctccccatgaCTCATTCTCTCCCCCCCgcctcaaattaattaattaactaaatatTTTCCTACTTTAAGTATATTCTTTTGGGATCCACTTTCATAACTAGAGCGAGATAGGAATCTCTCTCCCTGCCAAAACGATGGTTTgcatcattttcaaaaatatatgcatatttcccCACTGATTTCAATTCTAACTATATAAATTCCTGAAATTTTGGGTTAAGTATTAAAACACAGGAGTTATTCCAGACGACTAAAAGAAATACCTGTGAAAATTTGGACCTATCAAACATCAGagaaaggaactttttttttttactttttaaaaattcaatgtttATGACTAATTTGGGGGTAGCATATAGTGATTCTCAATGGCAATAATAACCAGTGCTggttacatcaagtgccctctgtAACGCCCATCACCCAAACACctcatcccccacctccctctcctccagcaaccgtcagtttgtttcctatagttgagtctctGATGCTTTGCCTCCCTTGCTATTTTCATTctatttgatttttcctttccttcacttc
This genomic window contains:
- the PGBD2 gene encoding piggyBac transposable element-derived protein 2 isoform X2; its protein translation is MASTSSFTVGRGASSKAKSAKLLEVLNALEEEEERSHSRQEIFIAPPDSASGDFTDEDSGDEGGRRGFHLPGSVLHASVVPEDSSEDSGAEEEEEEEEEEEEEEEEQLLQPALKRQRAVVEPRRIWTKRDIQADFCSWTASDPHIEDLKSQELSPVGLFELFFDEGTINFIVNETNRYAWQKNVNLGLTAQELKCVLGILILSGYISYPRRRMFWETSPDSHHHLVADAIRRDRFEVIFSYLHFADNNELDESDRFAKVRPLIIRMNCNFQKHAPLEEFYSFGESMCEYFGHRGSKHLPAGRPMQLGYKIWCGTTSRGYLVWFEPSQGTLFTKSDRGLDLGGSMVVKFVDALQERGCRPYHIFFDKVFTSVKLLSILKKKGVKATGTVHEYRTERCPLKDPKELKKMKRGSFDYKVDESEEIIVCRWHDGSVVNFCSNAVGIEPVGLTSHPSGAAKTRTQVHQPSLVKLYQEKGGGVSRMDQNIAKYKVKIRGMKWYSSFIGYVIDAALNNAWQLHRICSHDAQVDLLAFRRYVACVYLESNANVSSQGRRSRRLETESRFDMIGHWIVHQDKRTRCALCHSQTNTRCEKCQKGVHAKCFREYHIR
- the PGBD2 gene encoding piggyBac transposable element-derived protein 2 isoform X1 produces the protein MASTSSSFTVGRGASSKAKSAKLLEVLNALEEEEERSHSRQEIFIAPPDSASGDFTDEDSGDEGGRRGFHLPGSVLHASVVPEDSSEDSGAEEEEEEEEEEEEEEEEQLLQPALKRQRAVVEPRRIWTKRDIQADFCSWTASDPHIEDLKSQELSPVGLFELFFDEGTINFIVNETNRYAWQKNVNLGLTAQELKCVLGILILSGYISYPRRRMFWETSPDSHHHLVADAIRRDRFEVIFSYLHFADNNELDESDRFAKVRPLIIRMNCNFQKHAPLEEFYSFGESMCEYFGHRGSKHLPAGRPMQLGYKIWCGTTSRGYLVWFEPSQGTLFTKSDRGLDLGGSMVVKFVDALQERGCRPYHIFFDKVFTSVKLLSILKKKGVKATGTVHEYRTERCPLKDPKELKKMKRGSFDYKVDESEEIIVCRWHDGSVVNFCSNAVGIEPVGLTSHPSGAAKTRTQVHQPSLVKLYQEKGGGVSRMDQNIAKYKVKIRGMKWYSSFIGYVIDAALNNAWQLHRICSHDAQVDLLAFRRYVACVYLESNANVSSQGRRSRRLETESRFDMIGHWIVHQDKRTRCALCHSQTNTRCEKCQKGVHAKCFREYHIR